The following proteins are co-located in the Microcystis wesenbergii NRERC-220 genome:
- a CDS encoding 5-(carboxyamino)imidazole ribonucleotide synthase has protein sequence MMQTRVGVIGGGQLAWMMAQEAKKLGISLIVQTPHPDDPAVALADGVVFAEIADVEGTKKLAQHCDLITFENEFVDLDALEELAATGVKFYPSLANLRPLLDKYEQRCYLRSLGLPVPDFWAIDNLSQLENYPFPLVLKARRHGYDGQGTFIIRTPEELNAKKPQLERLDLMLEAYIPYERELAIVAARGLTGEIVTYPVVETYQEEQVCHWVIAPAALNQSLQAQTEPIAHHLLSSLSAVGVFGMELFVTSQGEVLINEIAPRTHNSGHYSLSACLTSQFALQLQAVANLPLGATDLKSAGAVMVNLLGFEDSDGDYGEKRAILAAIPDAHVFWYGKKSRPGRKLGHVTLLRDTSDRSELLALAKQIEKLWYGC, from the coding sequence ATGATGCAAACAAGGGTTGGTGTTATTGGTGGTGGACAATTAGCATGGATGATGGCACAGGAAGCCAAGAAATTAGGCATTTCTCTGATTGTACAAACACCACACCCCGACGATCCCGCCGTTGCTTTAGCTGACGGGGTTGTCTTCGCGGAAATAGCTGACGTGGAAGGCACAAAAAAACTAGCTCAACATTGTGATCTGATCACGTTTGAAAATGAGTTTGTTGATTTAGATGCCCTAGAAGAATTAGCGGCCACAGGAGTGAAATTCTATCCTAGTTTGGCAAATCTGCGCCCCCTATTGGATAAATACGAGCAAAGATGTTATTTACGCTCCCTAGGGTTGCCTGTGCCTGATTTTTGGGCGATAGATAATTTATCCCAATTAGAAAATTATCCTTTTCCGCTGGTGCTGAAAGCGCGACGACACGGTTATGATGGTCAAGGAACCTTTATTATCCGCACTCCTGAAGAATTAAACGCCAAAAAGCCGCAATTAGAGCGTCTTGACTTGATGTTAGAAGCTTATATTCCCTACGAGCGCGAATTAGCCATCGTTGCCGCTAGGGGATTAACCGGGGAAATCGTCACCTATCCCGTGGTGGAAACCTATCAAGAGGAGCAAGTCTGTCACTGGGTAATCGCTCCCGCCGCTCTTAACCAATCTTTACAAGCTCAAACCGAACCTATCGCCCATCATCTGTTAAGTAGTTTGTCGGCGGTGGGTGTTTTCGGGATGGAGTTATTTGTCACTTCTCAGGGAGAGGTATTGATTAATGAAATCGCTCCCCGTACCCATAATTCGGGTCATTACAGCCTCTCTGCCTGTCTTACCTCCCAATTTGCCCTACAACTGCAAGCAGTGGCTAATTTGCCCCTCGGAGCCACGGATTTAAAATCTGCTGGGGCAGTCATGGTTAATTTATTGGGTTTTGAGGATAGTGACGGCGATTATGGGGAAAAACGAGCAATTTTAGCGGCAATTCCAGACGCTCACGTTTTTTGGTATGGTAAAAAATCCCGTCCCGGTCGAAAATTAGGCCATGTCACCCTCTTAAGGGATACAAGCGATCGCTCTGAGTTATTGGCCCTAGCAAAGCAGATAGAAAAGCTTTGGTATGGTTGTTAG
- a CDS encoding pentapeptide repeat-containing protein, with protein sequence MKTIFRLAIAFFAILFILSPVNALAASSAAVTGANASYENQNLTGKDFSGQNLQSAQFTNVNLQDSNFSSADLRGAVFNGASIIEGNFHGADLTNGLAYLSTFKNSDLSDAIFAEAIMLRTIFEGVNINGADFSFAVLDAQQIKNLCERAEGVNSKTGVSTPESLGCDQ encoded by the coding sequence ATGAAGACTATCTTTCGACTAGCGATCGCTTTTTTTGCCATACTATTTATCCTATCTCCTGTCAATGCCTTAGCAGCCAGTTCTGCTGCTGTCACAGGAGCCAATGCCAGTTATGAAAACCAGAATCTGACAGGAAAGGATTTTTCGGGACAAAATTTGCAATCTGCCCAATTTACTAACGTTAATCTGCAAGATTCTAACTTTAGTTCTGCCGATTTGCGCGGGGCAGTGTTTAACGGAGCCTCTATCATCGAAGGCAACTTTCATGGAGCGGACTTAACCAATGGGTTAGCCTATCTGAGTACCTTTAAAAATTCCGATTTAAGCGATGCTATTTTTGCCGAAGCGATCATGCTGCGTACCATTTTCGAGGGAGTAAACATCAACGGTGCTGATTTTAGTTTTGCAGTGCTTGACGCTCAACAAATCAAAAATCTCTGTGAAAGAGCCGAGGGTGTCAACTCAAAAACCGGCGTCTCTACCCCGGAATCTTTAGGATGTGATCAATGA
- a CDS encoding branched-chain amino acid ABC transporter permease: protein MDTPQLLFNGLAVGSIIALAAVGLTLTCGILRLSNFAHGDFMTLGAYITWLVNAQGINLWLAMLVGAAVTAIAMLVAERLLWKPMRDRRADSTTLIIISIGLALFLRNGILMIWGGSNQRYDLPVMTATEIFGIKVAFDRLLVIGLAIIVIIALHLLLQKTKIGKAMRAVADSTDLARVTGINVEWVVFWTWIITGVLTALAGGMFGLITGGVRPNMGWFLILPMFASVILGGIGNPYGAIAGALIIGVAQEISVPLIGSDYKLAVALLIMILLLLFRPQGLFKGTV, encoded by the coding sequence ATGGATACACCGCAACTTTTATTCAATGGTTTAGCCGTCGGCAGTATTATTGCTCTGGCTGCTGTTGGGTTAACCCTTACCTGTGGCATTTTGCGTCTGTCTAATTTTGCCCACGGCGATTTTATGACTTTGGGCGCTTACATAACTTGGCTGGTAAATGCACAAGGGATTAATCTCTGGTTAGCGATGCTGGTGGGGGCAGCGGTGACAGCTATTGCCATGCTCGTTGCCGAGAGATTATTATGGAAACCTATGCGCGATCGACGGGCTGATTCTACCACTTTAATTATTATTTCGATCGGTTTGGCTTTATTTCTTCGCAATGGTATTTTAATGATCTGGGGCGGCAGTAATCAACGCTACGATCTGCCTGTGATGACCGCTACAGAAATTTTTGGGATTAAAGTAGCTTTCGATCGCTTGTTAGTCATTGGTTTGGCAATTATAGTTATTATTGCCCTCCATTTGTTATTGCAAAAAACTAAGATCGGTAAGGCGATGCGCGCCGTAGCTGACAGCACCGATTTAGCTAGAGTAACCGGAATTAACGTCGAATGGGTTGTCTTCTGGACATGGATAATTACGGGAGTTTTAACTGCTTTAGCCGGAGGGATGTTCGGGTTAATTACCGGGGGAGTACGTCCCAATATGGGCTGGTTTTTAATCTTACCCATGTTTGCGTCCGTTATTTTAGGTGGTATTGGTAATCCCTACGGAGCGATTGCTGGGGCTTTAATTATTGGTGTTGCCCAAGAAATTAGTGTTCCCTTAATTGGTTCTGATTATAAATTAGCCGTGGCTTTATTAATTATGATATTGCTGTTATTATTCCGTCCCCAAGGTTTATTTAAAGGCACGGTTTAA
- a CDS encoding DUF4346 domain-containing protein, whose protein sequence is MSELKSQITAIDHQLSKRPIALDPAGYFIIYLDREAGLICAKHYSNIINEKGLAVDPETGKVIGARQKLDRNPETIYTARTAKELAVKVIEETQPCPITMFDHAAYLGREFTRAEYALITGEEYIQD, encoded by the coding sequence ATGAGCGAATTAAAATCCCAAATCACAGCTATTGATCATCAACTTTCCAAACGTCCAATCGCTCTCGATCCCGCAGGATATTTTATTATTTATCTAGACCGAGAAGCTGGGTTAATCTGTGCCAAACATTACAGCAATATTATCAACGAAAAAGGTTTAGCCGTCGATCCAGAAACGGGAAAAGTTATCGGTGCTAGGCAAAAACTTGATCGCAATCCTGAGACTATTTACACCGCCAGGACTGCCAAAGAATTAGCCGTAAAAGTGATCGAAGAAACCCAACCTTGTCCGATTACTATGTTCGATCATGCTGCTTATTTAGGTCGAGAATTTACCCGCGCTGAATACGCTTTAATCACCGGGGAAGAATATATTCAGGATTAA
- a CDS encoding sulfotransferase family protein — protein sequence MTIALDRLPQSWQGLTHRLTYKYFQVRIDTPKDPYKILFRPQPYQVLFILSHMRSGSSLLTHILNSNPEIIGFGETHLVYESERDFKTLMFQLYWRLKDLNMNHKYILDKVLHDQKFLDHSFLQSDAVKTIFLLREPQRTLASILDIKPHQNEQHALGYYTGRLATLEGYARLINSKEKSLFITHDQVLNQSQLVFNSLQSHLDTKTGFSEEYRVLKTTGSRGIGDSSENIKAGKIIKQARKLDIKISDDVLTQAQKAYDQCYETLSHYCHCI from the coding sequence ATGACTATAGCCCTCGATCGCTTACCCCAATCTTGGCAGGGTTTAACCCATCGTTTAACTTATAAGTATTTTCAGGTACGCATTGATACACCCAAAGACCCCTATAAAATTCTCTTTCGTCCCCAACCCTATCAGGTTTTATTTATTCTTAGCCACATGCGATCGGGTTCGTCTTTATTGACCCATATCCTCAATTCTAATCCTGAAATTATCGGTTTTGGCGAAACTCATCTGGTTTATGAGAGTGAAAGGGATTTTAAAACTTTAATGTTTCAACTCTACTGGCGTTTGAAAGATTTAAACATGAATCATAAATATATTTTAGACAAAGTTCTTCACGATCAGAAGTTTTTAGACCATAGTTTTTTGCAATCTGATGCGGTTAAGACCATATTCTTATTACGAGAACCCCAGCGCACTTTAGCTAGTATTCTAGATATTAAACCCCATCAAAACGAGCAGCACGCCCTGGGTTATTATACCGGTCGTTTAGCCACCCTAGAAGGTTATGCTCGCTTAATTAACAGCAAAGAAAAGAGTTTATTTATCACCCACGATCAAGTATTAAACCAAAGTCAATTGGTCTTTAATAGTTTACAGAGTCATCTCGATACTAAAACGGGATTTTCTGAAGAATATCGAGTTTTAAAAACCACTGGCAGCCGTGGTATAGGAGATTCTTCCGAGAATATCAAAGCGGGTAAAATTATTAAACAAGCCAGAAAATTAGATATAAAAATTTCCGACGATGTTTTAACCCAAGCCCAAAAAGCCTACGATCAATGCTACGAAACCCTCAGCCATTATTGTCATTGTATCTAG
- a CDS encoding alpha/beta fold hydrolase, which yields MQQILGLETQAKIWHWRGFKITYQSAGETGPALVLVHGFGASWGHWRKNIPVLGEKCRCFALDLIGFGGSDKPEPKNQIDYTFETWGAQIADFCREVVGGPAFLAGNSIGCVAIMQAAVDHPDFVLGVAAINCSLRLLHERKRGKLPWYRRFGADIAQIILKNKAIGAFFFQQIAKPQTVRKILLQAYRRSEAVTEELVEIILKPARDQGAIEVFLAFTGYSGGPLPEDLLPILPCPAILLWGSEDPWEPLSLGQELARFPTVKQFIPLAGLGHCPQDEAPEIVNPILLDFLQAPI from the coding sequence ATGCAGCAAATTCTAGGATTAGAGACACAAGCAAAAATCTGGCATTGGCGGGGATTCAAAATCACCTATCAGAGTGCGGGGGAAACAGGACCTGCGCTCGTGCTTGTGCATGGATTTGGGGCATCTTGGGGACATTGGCGGAAAAATATCCCCGTTTTAGGCGAAAAATGTCGCTGTTTTGCCCTAGATTTAATTGGTTTTGGCGGTTCCGACAAACCCGAACCAAAAAACCAGATCGATTACACTTTCGAGACTTGGGGGGCGCAAATTGCCGATTTTTGTCGGGAAGTGGTGGGTGGTCCTGCTTTTTTGGCGGGTAATTCCATCGGTTGTGTGGCTATTATGCAGGCTGCCGTCGATCATCCCGATTTTGTCCTTGGGGTGGCGGCGATTAATTGTTCCCTCCGACTACTGCACGAAAGAAAACGGGGGAAATTACCCTGGTATCGTCGTTTCGGCGCAGATATTGCCCAAATAATTCTTAAAAATAAAGCAATTGGCGCTTTTTTCTTCCAACAGATTGCGAAACCCCAGACAGTGCGTAAAATTCTCCTGCAAGCTTATCGGCGCTCGGAAGCGGTAACGGAGGAATTAGTAGAAATAATCTTAAAACCCGCCAGAGATCAGGGAGCGATCGAGGTTTTCCTCGCTTTTACCGGTTATTCTGGCGGACCACTGCCGGAAGACCTACTGCCGATTCTCCCCTGTCCGGCTATTCTGCTTTGGGGTAGTGAGGACCCCTGGGAACCCTTGTCCTTGGGCCAAGAATTAGCACGATTCCCGACAGTAAAACAGTTTATCCCCTTAGCCGGTTTAGGCCACTGTCCCCAGGATGAAGCCCCAGAAATAGTTAATCCGATTTTATTAGACTTCCTGCAAGCTCCTATCTAA
- a CDS encoding adenosine deaminase, translating to MALYADLHRHLGGSVVPRILWRYFHRHERDLAAKFPEYPAFEEFYTRERNSLDEYLELHTLVESVQTAQTLPYFIYRLIRGAYIFENLAYLELRYTPYYRTDEHLNQTERIEQMRSIVEIVGQASKMSEYPLITSQILCMHSRLPYEVNKAIVDLALGMREYVCAIDIAGGDSHYQTRLEEFAGLYSYAREEGLNTTGHLYETKDGCYPQLLPYLQRIGHGIQIPLQYPELLPEVARRHQCLEVCPTTYLKTGTLESLSQLKIVFDRCFEAGVDIAICTDNAGLHNVRLPFEYENLLTLDVIDFRQLQACQDAAFRHAFAWPYSQKPASLLTGLLSVDNPKLPVYQ from the coding sequence GTGGCTTTATACGCGGATTTGCATCGGCATTTAGGGGGATCGGTAGTACCAAGAATTCTCTGGCGCTACTTTCACCGACATGAGCGGGATTTAGCGGCCAAATTCCCAGAATACCCCGCTTTTGAGGAATTTTACACCCGCGAACGCAATAGTTTAGATGAGTATTTGGAATTACATACCCTAGTCGAAAGTGTTCAAACCGCCCAAACTTTGCCCTATTTTATCTATCGTCTGATTCGCGGTGCTTACATCTTCGAGAATCTTGCCTATTTAGAATTGCGCTATACTCCCTACTATCGCACCGACGAACATTTGAACCAAACAGAGCGAATCGAGCAAATGCGATCGATTGTCGAGATCGTCGGTCAAGCCTCGAAAATGAGCGAATATCCGCTTATTACCAGTCAAATTCTCTGTATGCACTCGCGACTTCCCTACGAAGTCAACAAAGCGATCGTTGATCTGGCCCTAGGGATGAGAGAATACGTCTGTGCGATCGATATTGCTGGGGGTGATTCCCACTACCAAACTCGACTAGAGGAATTTGCCGGTTTATACAGTTATGCCAGGGAAGAGGGTTTAAATACCACCGGCCATCTTTACGAAACAAAGGACGGTTGTTATCCCCAATTACTGCCCTATCTGCAAAGAATTGGTCACGGTATTCAAATTCCCCTACAATATCCGGAATTGCTGCCGGAAGTTGCCCGTCGTCATCAATGTTTAGAAGTCTGTCCCACCACCTATTTAAAAACTGGCACCCTCGAAAGTTTATCGCAATTAAAGATAGTCTTCGATCGCTGTTTTGAAGCGGGGGTTGATATTGCTATCTGTACCGATAATGCCGGTTTACACAATGTCCGGCTGCCCTTCGAGTACGAGAATTTACTCACCCTAGACGTGATCGATTTTCGACAATTACAAGCTTGTCAAGATGCGGCTTTTCGTCATGCTTTTGCCTGGCCCTATAGTCAAAAACCTGCCTCACTTTTAACCGGTTTGTTATCAGTGGATAATCCCAAATTACCGGTTTATCAGTAA
- a CDS encoding MAPEG family protein encodes MNLSVSAILLYSIVAAAISVYLPFLLVAYARAKVGYDTSAPRAMFDQLPDYAKRATWAHQNGFETFMIYSAAALMAYVTGVSSSLAANCAIAFVILRLLFSLFYITNVPIARSLMFGLGSLCTYTLFGLSLIKIQ; translated from the coding sequence ATGAATCTCTCCGTCAGTGCCATTCTTCTCTATTCGATAGTGGCTGCCGCTATCTCTGTCTATCTACCTTTTCTGCTGGTCGCTTACGCTAGAGCTAAGGTGGGTTACGATACCTCCGCCCCCCGGGCCATGTTCGATCAACTCCCAGACTACGCTAAACGAGCAACTTGGGCCCATCAAAATGGTTTTGAAACCTTTATGATCTATAGTGCCGCCGCTCTCATGGCCTACGTTACAGGAGTCTCCTCATCCCTGGCCGCTAACTGTGCGATCGCTTTCGTGATCCTCCGGCTTTTATTTTCCCTTTTTTATATCACTAATGTCCCGATCGCTCGTTCCCTGATGTTCGGTCTCGGTTCTCTCTGTACTTATACTCTCTTTGGGTTGAGTTTAATCAAGATTCAGTAG
- a CDS encoding GNAT family N-acetyltransferase encodes MTTSPVPQGDDFRDLPIRPVQYRDLEDIEALTLDDFDEDIDRRAQNFRTQVQQVRPWFGLFKILSLFPNPLQHRFHVYVAESMADRGEERKIRGAIQVTPFNSSRSTWRVEQVRVHPGESLSEPKGIGAQLLRYCLETVWEARTWVLEVNINQKDSLALFRQHGFQPLAELTYWSLPPQLLQELSKQEADLPNLLPVSNADAQLLYQLDCVSMPPLLRQVFDRHIQDFKISLVDSLFGRCQSWCGGPQISRGYVFEPQRKAAIGYFELILSNQDERPHQAKLIVHPAYTWLYPKLLIQMAQITRKYPPRSLELISADYQHERREYLEQLGAIRSSHTLMMSRSVWHKIRETKPENSALAEMLQGLQPVPRTPIPSRMSWLKWPNNPPLDSLDSTGELPPVKPPSEPPDQGHPV; translated from the coding sequence ATGACCACTTCTCCTGTTCCCCAAGGGGACGATTTTAGGGATCTCCCGATCCGTCCCGTACAATATCGGGATTTGGAAGACATTGAAGCTTTAACCCTGGATGACTTCGATGAGGATATTGATCGTCGCGCCCAAAATTTCCGCACCCAGGTGCAACAGGTGCGTCCTTGGTTTGGGTTGTTTAAAATTCTCAGTCTTTTTCCCAATCCTCTCCAACACCGGTTTCACGTCTATGTGGCCGAGTCCATGGCGGATCGGGGAGAAGAAAGGAAAATTCGCGGGGCAATCCAAGTCACCCCTTTTAATAGTAGTCGCAGCACTTGGCGGGTGGAACAGGTGCGGGTGCATCCGGGGGAGTCTTTAAGCGAACCCAAGGGCATCGGGGCGCAATTACTGCGTTATTGTCTAGAAACGGTTTGGGAAGCACGCACCTGGGTGTTAGAGGTTAATATCAATCAAAAGGACAGTTTGGCGCTTTTCCGGCAACACGGTTTTCAGCCTTTGGCGGAATTAACCTATTGGTCTTTACCACCGCAATTATTACAGGAATTGAGCAAACAAGAGGCAGATTTACCGAATTTACTGCCTGTGAGCAATGCTGACGCTCAATTGCTTTATCAGTTAGATTGTGTGTCTATGCCGCCGCTACTGCGTCAGGTATTTGATCGCCATATCCAGGATTTTAAAATCAGTTTAGTTGATAGTTTGTTCGGTCGCTGTCAAAGTTGGTGCGGCGGTCCGCAAATTAGTCGCGGTTACGTTTTTGAACCACAACGAAAAGCGGCGATCGGTTATTTTGAATTAATCCTATCTAACCAAGATGAGCGACCCCATCAAGCGAAATTAATTGTCCATCCCGCCTACACTTGGCTCTATCCTAAGTTATTAATCCAGATGGCCCAGATCACTCGCAAGTATCCCCCTCGCTCGCTAGAGTTGATATCTGCTGATTATCAGCACGAAAGACGGGAATATCTGGAACAATTGGGAGCGATCCGCAGTTCCCACACCCTGATGATGTCGCGCTCGGTATGGCACAAAATCCGCGAAACTAAGCCGGAAAATTCCGCCCTAGCAGAAATGCTGCAGGGTTTACAACCAGTGCCGCGAACTCCCATCCCTAGTCGGATGTCTTGGTTAAAATGGCCCAATAATCCCCCCCTGGACTCCCTCGACAGTACGGGGGAACTTCCCCCAGTTAAACCGCCCTCGGAACCCCCCGATCAGGGGCATCCAGTGTAA
- the ruvX gene encoding Holliday junction resolvase RuvX: MERVAALGLDIGKKRVGVAGCDGTGLIATGLTTIIRSSFVADIAQFKAIVKERNIKILVAGLPYTMAGELGFQAKQVQKYAEKLAIALDLPLEYIDERCTSLEAEEFLKAKKQFSSWDKGAIDREAAAIILQQWLDRRRRVNNSGDGRQETGDRRRETN, encoded by the coding sequence ATGGAAAGAGTCGCCGCCCTGGGCTTGGATATCGGCAAAAAACGGGTAGGAGTGGCAGGATGTGACGGTACAGGTTTAATCGCCACCGGTTTAACCACGATTATCCGTTCTTCCTTTGTTGCCGACATAGCACAGTTTAAGGCAATTGTCAAGGAAAGAAATATTAAGATTTTGGTGGCGGGACTGCCCTATACCATGGCGGGAGAGTTAGGATTTCAGGCCAAACAGGTGCAAAAATACGCCGAGAAACTAGCGATCGCCTTGGATTTACCCCTCGAATACATTGATGAGCGTTGCACGTCCCTAGAGGCAGAAGAATTCTTAAAAGCCAAAAAACAGTTTTCCTCTTGGGATAAGGGAGCGATCGATCGGGAAGCGGCGGCGATTATTTTACAACAATGGCTCGATCGCCGACGGCGAGTTAATAATTCAGGAGACGGGAGACAGGAGACAGGAGACAGGAGACGGGAGACAAATTAA
- the apcB gene encoding allophycocyanin subunit beta: protein MSPEVQPCEIINKAKLKNVFIAVGRNLIMRDAVTSLIRKYDVTGRYLDRDAIDNLKQYFASGTARLAAAALINANSAALVRGAAIRLFEEVPELIRAGGNAYTTRRYSACLRDMDYYLRYASYALVAADTNVLDERVLQGLRETYNSLGVPIGPTVRGIQIMSEMIQTMATEAGIADTSLIAEPFDHLTRELSEVSI from the coding sequence ATGTCCCCCGAAGTTCAACCCTGTGAGATTATAAATAAAGCGAAACTCAAAAATGTCTTTATTGCTGTTGGGAGAAACTTAATAATGCGAGACGCGGTAACTAGCCTGATTAGAAAATACGATGTCACCGGACGTTATCTCGATCGAGATGCGATCGATAATCTTAAACAATATTTTGCCTCGGGAACTGCCCGTCTAGCTGCCGCCGCCCTCATTAACGCTAATTCGGCGGCGCTCGTGCGTGGGGCGGCGATTCGTCTATTTGAAGAAGTTCCCGAATTGATCCGCGCCGGGGGTAATGCCTACACCACCCGTCGTTATTCTGCCTGTCTGCGGGATATGGATTACTATCTCCGCTATGCCAGTTATGCGCTGGTGGCTGCTGATACTAATGTTCTAGATGAGCGGGTACTGCAAGGACTGCGGGAAACCTATAATTCCCTCGGTGTTCCCATCGGTCCGACGGTGCGCGGTATCCAAATCATGAGCGAAATGATTCAAACCATGGCTACTGAGGCGGGTATTGCCGACACCTCTTTGATCGCTGAACCCTTTGACCATCTCACTCGCGAATTAAGCGAAGTCTCTATCTAA
- the proB gene encoding glutamate 5-kinase, with protein sequence MNQTIVIKIGTSSLTDNQTGQLSLSTIAALVEVLTRLRAAGHRVVLVSSGAVGVGCRRLGIQERPKKIALKQAIAAVGQGRLMRIYDDLFTSLGQPIAQILLTRPELMERTCYVNAYNTFQALFELGVIAIVNENDTVAIDELKFGDNDTLSALVASLIEADWLFILTDVDRLYSADPRLFPEAAAIARVSPAELAQLSIDAGSSGSQWGTGGMATKLAAARIATSAGVEMAITRGRQPGNILKIMAGEAIGTRFEAQKRSDNARKRWIAYGLLPMGKIYLDTGAIRAICQGGKSLLAAGITKVAGEFSASESVQLCDQEGREVARGIVNYSSEEVDRVKGQHSERIASLLGYMAAETIIHRDNLVILSASSTNSTNKG encoded by the coding sequence ATGAACCAAACCATAGTGATCAAAATCGGTACTTCCAGTTTGACCGATAATCAAACCGGCCAATTATCCCTCTCCACGATCGCCGCTTTAGTGGAAGTCCTCACCCGGTTGCGTGCCGCCGGTCATCGGGTGGTATTAGTATCTTCCGGGGCCGTGGGGGTGGGCTGCCGTCGTCTGGGAATACAGGAAAGACCGAAAAAAATCGCCCTCAAACAAGCGATCGCCGCCGTCGGTCAAGGTCGTCTGATGCGGATCTATGATGACCTCTTTACCAGTCTTGGTCAACCGATCGCCCAAATTTTGCTGACCCGTCCCGAATTGATGGAACGCACCTGTTATGTCAACGCCTATAATACTTTTCAGGCTTTGTTTGAATTAGGGGTAATTGCCATCGTCAACGAAAATGATACGGTGGCGATCGATGAGTTAAAATTCGGCGATAATGACACTTTATCAGCCCTTGTAGCCAGTTTAATCGAGGCTGACTGGTTATTTATCCTCACCGATGTGGATCGCCTCTACAGTGCCGATCCGCGGCTATTTCCCGAAGCGGCGGCTATTGCCCGAGTTAGTCCCGCAGAATTGGCGCAACTATCGATCGATGCCGGTAGTAGTGGCAGTCAGTGGGGGACCGGGGGTATGGCGACTAAATTGGCCGCGGCCCGGATTGCCACCAGCGCCGGGGTAGAAATGGCGATTACTAGGGGACGGCAGCCCGGCAATATCTTAAAAATTATGGCAGGAGAGGCGATTGGAACCCGTTTTGAAGCCCAAAAACGCAGTGATAACGCCCGCAAACGCTGGATCGCCTACGGACTACTGCCCATGGGTAAAATCTATCTCGATACCGGGGCAATTCGAGCCATTTGTCAGGGGGGAAAATCTCTCCTTGCGGCCGGGATTACCAAAGTGGCAGGGGAATTTAGCGCCTCCGAATCGGTGCAATTGTGCGATCAAGAAGGCCGGGAAGTGGCCAGGGGAATTGTTAATTATAGTAGTGAGGAGGTCGATCGAGTTAAAGGTCAACATTCCGAGCGTATTGCCAGTTTATTGGGTTATATGGCCGCAGAAACCATTATTCATCGGGATAATCTCGTCATTTTGAGTGCCTCGTCCACCAACTCGACTAATAAGGGATAA